A stretch of the Argentina anserina chromosome 6, drPotAnse1.1, whole genome shotgun sequence genome encodes the following:
- the LOC126798705 gene encoding protein NUCLEAR FUSION DEFECTIVE 4 produces MPSPVLKAGSRPPWVGLAAAVWVQIAAGNAYNFPLYSPLLKSVLGYNQMQLTILGVANDIGENVALLPGIACNKFPPWAVLLVGCVLCFFGYGVLWLAVSETVANMPYVLLFITILIAMNSNAWFGTAVLVTNMRNFPLSRGTVAGILKGYIGISAAVYTVVYSLVFKESALKLLLFLALGLPVLCLALMYFIRPCTPASGEESSERGHFLFTQAVSVVLAIYLLLITIVYEMISLSQAVSYILIAIVVILLLSPLAIPIKMTLFPVRARIDSSDQLAPPEGDATQTDPLLTSSSSDTNIGSLFEADDSDVETLLAIGEGAVKKKTRPKRGEDFEFQEAFIKADFWLLWFVYFLGVGSGVTVLNNLSQIGVALGSGDTAILLSLFSFCNFVGRLGSGVVSEHFVKKNTLPRTFWMTCAHILMIVSFLLYASDFSGTLYVATTLLGICYGVHYSMMVPTVSELFGLKNFGINYGFMLIGNPIGAVLFSVLLAGNLYDAEAAIQGTSTCVGADCFRITFLVLAGVCGLGTILGIILTVRVRPVYQMLYAGGSFRLPSSAIH; encoded by the exons ATGCCAAGCCCAGTGCTGAAAGCTGGGAGCAGACCACCGTGGGTGGGTTTGGCAGCAGCTGTTTGGGTTCAGATTGCTGCTGGCAATGCCTATAACTTTCCACTGTATTCTCCTCTGCTGAAATCAGTGTTGGGTTACAATCAGATGCAGCTGACCATTCTTGGAGTGGCCAATGATATTGGAGAGAATGTGGCTTTGCTTCCTGGGATTGCCTGCAACAAGTTCCCTCCTTGGGCTGTGCTTCTGGTTGGTTGTGTGCTCTGTTTCTTTGGCTATGGAGTCCTCTGGCTTGCTGTTAGTGAGACTGTTGCCAACATGCCTTATGTTTTG TTATTTATCACAATTCTCATTGCCATGAATAGCAATGCTTGGTTCGGCACAGCAGTGCTTGTTACCAACATGAGGAACTTTCCTCTCAGTAGAGGCACTGTTGCTGGCATTCTCAAGGGCTATATTGGGATTAGTGCCGCAGTTTATACAGTGGTATACAGTTTGGTTTTTAAAGAGTCTGCCTTAAAGCTGTTGCTGTTCCTTGCTCTTGGGCTTCCTGTTTTGTGTTTGGCTTTAATGTACTTTATCCGGCCATGTACTCCAGCTTCTGGTGAAGAGTCTTCAGAGCGTGGCCATTTTCTCTTCACTCAAGCTGTCAGCGTTGTTCTTGCAATCTATCTTCTCTTAATCACCATAGTATACGAGATGATATCCCTTAGTCAAGCAGtttcttatattttgattGCTATTGTGGTTATCCTTCTGTTGTCCCCCCTTGCAATTCCTATCAAAATGACATTATTTCCTGTAAGGGCCCGTATTGATTCTTCAGATCAACTTGCTCCACCAGAAGGTGATGCAACCCAAACAGATCCTTTGCTGACATCATCCTCATCAGATACTAATATTGGGAGTTTATTTGAGGCTGATGATTCTGATGTGGAGACACTTCTTGCTATTGGGGAAGGAGCAGTGAAGAAGAAAACGAGACCTAAAAGGGGAGAGGATTTTGAGTTCCAAGAAGCTTTTATAAAGGCTGATTTCTGGCTGCTTTggtttgtttattttcttgGGGTTGGTTCAGGAGTGACAGTGCTCAATAATTTAAGCCAGATTGGGGTTGCATTAGGCAGCGGTGATACGGCAATATTGTTGTCTCTCTTCAGCTTTTGCAATTTTGTGGGTCGTTTGGGTTCAGGTGTTGTTTCTGAACACTTCGTCAA GAAAAATACACTTCCTCGTACATTTTGGATGACATGCGCACATATATTGATGATCGTAtcatttcttttgtatgcATCAGATTTCAGTGGTACTCTCTATGTCGCAACTACTCTGCTTGGTATCTGCTATGGTGTTCACTATTCTATGATGGTTCCAACTGTGTCTGAACTTTTTGGATTAAAGAATTTTGGTATAAATTACGGCTTCATGTTAATAGGAAATCCTATTGGTGCAGTTCTTTTCTCAGTTCTTCTTGCTGGTAATTTATATGATGCTGAAGCAGCTATACAAGGAACCTCCACCTGCGTGGGTGCAGACTGTTTCAGGATCACATTTCTGGTTTTGGCCGGAGTCTGTGGGTTGGGCACCATCTTGGGCATAATTTTGACAGTTAGAGTTCGTCCCGTTTACCAGATGCTTTATGCCGGAGGTTCTTTCCGTTTGCCTTCAAGTGCGATCCACTGA
- the LOC126799648 gene encoding uncharacterized protein LOC126799648 — translation MDWFSWLSKTGLEPSPVYEYGLCFAHNELEEEDIVYFNHEFLQSMGISIAKHRLEILKLARKEKGRLASSTPRPMTRLIVAIKKTKRCFAEFVRTWTRRSEDSSALALVPRPSKYRARFRGAMMKRSKNKKLGATKQVQGTRLLLTNGTAASSPVVVSGQSYGDGLSSPMVYDLRKEEKMDADDEAYWSTGVEEIKWDTMFQDLKPT, via the coding sequence ATGGATTGGTTCTCATGGCTATCCAAAACCGGCCTAGAGCCCTCGCCTGTGTACGAGTATGGTCTTTGCTTTGCTCACAACGAGCTCGAGGAAGAAGACATAGTATACTTCAACCACGAGTTTCTTCAGAGCATGGGGATTTCCATAGCCAAGCACAGGCTAGAGATCCTCAAGCTTgccagaaaagaaaagggtaGACTAGCAAGTAGCACCCCGCGGCCCATGACCAGGCTTATAGTGGCGATCAAGAAGACCAAGAGGTGTTTTGCTGAGTTCGTGCGGACGTGGACTCGCCGCAGTGAGGACTCTTCAGCTCTGGCACTCGTGCCGAGGCCAAGTAAATACAGGGCGAGGTTTAGAGGAGCCATGATGAAGAGGAGCAAGAACAAGAAGCTGGGGGCGACCAAACAAGTACAAGGCACCAGGTTGTTGCTTACGAATGGTACAGCTGCTAGTAGTCCGGTGGTGGTTTCGGGGCAGTCTTACGGCGACGGTTTATCCAGTCCAATGGTGTACGATCTTCGAAAGGAGGAGAAGATGGACGCAGATGACGAAGCTTACTGGTCCACCGGAGTTGAAGAGATCAAGTGGGATACTATGTTCCAGGACTTGAAACCTACCTGA
- the LOC126797073 gene encoding protein FAR-RED IMPAIRED RESPONSE 1-like, with translation MEQLSDESENIPLLNEQGTEIDDSSKSLDNNQEEEGKDIMQEPNVEMSFNYIDEAFEYYRKYGKQSGFPVKKRTSRKGDDGSTRYVTISCGRAGKFKSTTSNSLKPRPSVKTDCNALIRLGKSPDGKWKINYVKLEHNHGFSPRKSRYFVVNRGLSSSIKRRLELNDVAKIGTNKSYNSIVVEARGYENVPFLEKDARNHIEKMRRLRLKEGDASAVQTYFLDMQAKNVNFFYAIDINEKGRLRNLFWADARSRAAYHEFGDVITFDTTFLTNKYEMPFAPFVGVNHHGQSILLGCGLISSEDKETFVWLFKSWLACMFGNALGGIITDQDRAMRNAIEIVFPNTRHRWCLWHILKKLPEKLKGYAKYESISITLLNTVYNSLSRIEFEERWDEMIKKYELQKNDW, from the exons ATGGAACAATTGTCAGACGAATCAGAGAACATTCCTCTCCTTAATGAACAAG GAACAGAAATAGATGATTCATCAAAGAGCTTAGACAATaatcaagaagaagagggaAAAGACATAATGCAAGAGCCTAATGTTGAAATGAGTTTTAATTATATCGACGAGGCATTTGAATACTATAGGAAATATGGGAAGCAATCAGGATTCCCAGTCAAAAAGAGAACATCAAGAAAGGGAGATGATGGGAGTACAAGATATGTTACTATTTCATGTGGTAGAGCCGGGAAATTTAAAAGTACAACAAGTAACTCTCTAAAGCCTCGTCCAAGTGTGAAGACTGATTGTAATGCACTTATTAGACTTGGTAAATCCCCTGATGGAAAGTGGAAAATTAATTATGTAAAGCTTGAGCATAATCATGGTTTTAGTCCAAGAAAGTCTCGTTATTTCGTAGTCAATCGTGGATTAAGTTCATCAATCAAGAGGAGGCTTGAGTTGAATGATGTTGCTAAAATAGGGACAAACAAGAGTTACAACTCGATTGTTGTTGAAGCTCGGGGATATGAGAATGTACCATTTTTAGAAAAAGATGCTCGAAACCACATTGAAAAAATGAGGAGACTGCGGCTGAAGGAAGGTGATGCTAGTGCAGTTCAAACTTACTTTTTGGATATGCAAGCTAAGAATGTTAATTTCTTCTATGCCATTGATATAAATGAAAAGGGTCGACTGAGAAATTTGTTTTGGGCAGATGCAAGGAGTAGGGCAGCATACCATGAATTCGGTGATGTTATTACATTTGACACTACTTTTTTGACAAATAAGTATGAAATGCCTTTTGCTCCATTTGTGGGGGTTAATCATCATGGACAGTCGATATTGCTAGGATGTGGGTTGATTTCAAGTGAAGATAAAGAGACATTTGTTTGGTTATTCAAGTCTTGGCTAGCATGCATGTTTGGGAATGCTCTTGGTGGAATTATTACTGATCAAGATAGAGCTATGAGAAACGCCATTGAGATTGTCTTCCCAAATACTAGGCACCGTTGGTGCTTGTGGCATATACTAAAGAAACTTCCTGAAAAGTTAAAAGGATATGCAAAATATGAATCTATCTCGATAACCTTGTTAAACACAGTTTATAATTCATTATCTCGTATTGAGTTTGAGGAACGTTGGGATGAGATGATTAAGAAGTATGAGTTGCAGAAAAATGATTGGTAG
- the LOC126797074 gene encoding protein FAR-RED ELONGATED HYPOCOTYL 3-like, with the protein MSTTQRSESMNSFFDGHVNSKTTLKQFVEQYENALRSKVEKENHEDFKCFSYSLLGATHYDMEVQAHDIYTISKFKEFRDELTGKMYCDFIFVEVDNSVSEYIISEDIKVGEMKKTVHFQVSFNEESDDIHCNCCLFQFRGILCRHAIYVLIHHKKTMIPDKYIMRRWRKDVKRCHTMVKISYGGWDARPDSQRLDKMQKNFDDIKELAYDSEDKCMIVLSCLNNLKDEVSKHESNTIGACGGVEPVPGSPINTNGCEVDGISNPSQHILTPLVKKRKGRPPSKRKVSKVEEESSSTASRRPLEKNDFEKEQEKGVKNKQNGRSKSAASKKQNNEGERMKDISTSTSGNTRRVRIPSKRLLETI; encoded by the exons ATGTCTACCACACAAAGAAGTGAAAGTATGAATTCATTCTTTGATGGCCATGTCAATTCCAAGACTACCTTGAAACAATTTGTTGAGCAGTATGAAAATGCACTGAGAAGTAAGGTGGAGAAAGAAAACCATGAAGATTTTAAGTGTTTCTCATATAGTCTTCTTGGTGCAACTCATTATGACATGGAGGTACAAGCACACGATATTTACACAATTTCAAAGTTTAAAGAGTTTCGAGATGAATTAACTGGTAAAATGTATTGTGACTTCATTTTTGTTGAAGTGGATAACTCAGTTTCAGAGTACATAATTTCTGAAGATATCAAGGTTGGAGAGATGAAGAAAACTGTTCACTTTCAGGTTTCATTCAACGAAGAAAGTGATGATATTCACTGTAATTGTTGCCTCTTTCAGTTTAGAGGTATACTATGCAGACATGCGATATATGTTTTGATTCATCATAAGAAAACCATGATTCCTGACAAATATATCATGAGAAGATGGAGAAAGGATGTGAAGAGATGTCACACAATGGTTAAAATCAGTTATGGCGGATGGGATGCTAGACCTGACTCACAAAGGCTTGACAAAATGCAAAAGAACTTTGACGATATTAAGGAATTAGCGTATGATTCTGAAGATAAGTGTATGATAGTTTTGTCTTGCTTGAACAACCTAAAAGATGAAGTATCCAAACACGAGTCCAACACCATTGGCGCTTGTGGAGGTGTTGAACCAGTGCCTGGGTCACCTATCAATACTAATGGGTGCGAAGTTGATGGTATTTCAAATCCAAGTCAACACATACTTACTCCATTGGTTAAGAAGAGAAAAGGTCGGCCACCATCTAAAAGGAAGGTGTCTAAGGTAGaggaagag agTTCAAGCACAGCAAGTCGCCGACCCTTAGAAAAGAATGACTTTGAGAAAGAACAAGAGAAAGGagtcaaaaacaaacaaaatggaAGGAGTAAGTCTGCAGCAAGCAAAAAGCAAAATAATGAAGGAGAAAGAATGAAG GACATTTCAACCTCCACAAGTGGCAATACCAGAAGAGTTCGTATACCATCGAAAAGACTATTGGAAACGATTTGA
- the LOC126798825 gene encoding amino acid transporter AVT6E, with product MDSNYSAIRKNSYLELQSQYDTGSPRLASKSHASFNAYHEDDFIIDDGDDFDDNLNYDGGNYPLVVDGSKPDGSGISGAVFNLTTTIIGAGIMALPATMKVLGVVWGFILIILMGLLSEVSVELLVRFSVLSKASSYGEVVQYALGRPARIVSEICIIVNNAGVLVVYLIIMGDVMSGSLHHMGVFDQWLGHGVWDHRRLLILFMLVVFLAPLCALDKIDSLSITSAASVALAVVFVVVACAIAFIKLAEGKTDSPRMSPDFGSKKAILDLLVVIPIMTNAYVCHFNVQPIYNELEGRSPQKMNRVGRITTILCIVVYSLTAISGYLLFGKDTESDVLTNFDKDLGIRYSSALNYIVRVGYIFHLLLVFPVVHFSLRQTVDALVFEGSAPLSESRKRCLILTVVLLALIYLGSTMIPNIWTAFKFTGATTAVSLGFIFPSLIAIKLSQKGEDLSFAEKLVSWFMLVMAISVSVVGVVGNIYSLSSKSE from the coding sequence ATGGATAGTAACTATTCAGCTATTCGCAAGAACTCATATTTAGAATTGCAATCTCAATATGACACTGGAAGCCCGAGACTTGCTTCCAAATCCCATGCAAGTTTCAACGCCTATCATGAGGATGACTTCATTATAGATGATGGGGATGATTTTGATGATAATCTTAATTATGATGGTGGGAATTATCCCCTTGTTGTTGATGGGTCTAAGCCTGATGGGTCTGGAATCTCCGGGGCGGTGTTTAATCTCACCACTACCATCATTGGGGCTGGGATTATGGCTCTGCCTGCCACCATGAAAGTCCTTGGTGTAGTTTGGGGgtttattttgataattttgatgGGTCTTTTGTCTGAAGTTAGTGTCGAATTGTTGGTGAGGTTTTCGGTTTTGTCAAAGGCTTCATCCTATGGGGAGGTTGTGCAGTACGCATTGGGAAGACCCGCGAGGATAGTCTCGGAGATTTGCATCATTGTCAACAATGCAGGCGTGTTGGTGGTGTATTTGATCATTATGGGGGATGTTATGTCGGGTTCACTTCATCATATGGGGGTTTTCGATCAGTGGTTGGGGCATGGAGTTTGGGATCATAGAAGGCTACtgattttgtttatgttggtgGTTTTCTTAGCTCCCCTTTGTGCATTAGACAAGATTGATTCTTTAAGCATCACTTCAGCTGCTTCTGTAGCTCTTGCAGTTGTGTTTGTTGTCGTTGCTTGTGCTATAGCTTTTATTAAGCTTGCTGAAGGAAAAACAGACTCTCCTAGGATGTCACCAGATTTTGGGTCGAAGAAGGCCATCTTAGATTTGCTTGTGGTGATTCCTATCATGACCAATGCTTATGTTTGCCATTTTAATGTTCAACCTATATATAATGAGCTTGAAGGACGGTCTCCTCAGAAGATGAACCGGGTTGGAAGGATCACAACTATTCTTTGCATTGTGGTCTATTCTTTGACAGCCATATCTGGCTATCTGCTCTTTGGAAAGGATACAGAATCTGATGTGCTGACTAACTTTGATAAGGACCTTGGGATCCGTTACAGCTCAGCACTGAATTACATTGTCAGAGTTGGTTACATTTTTCATTTGCTTCTTGTATTCCCTGTTGTACATTTCTCGTTGAGACAAACTGTGGATGCATTGGTGTTTGAGGGATCAGCACCACTATCAGAGAGTAGAAAGAGGTGTCTTATATTAACGGTGGTCCTGCTGGCCCTTATCTATCTAGGATCTACCATGATTCCCAACATTTGGACAGCTTTCAAATTTACAGGGGCAACAACAGCTGTGTCATTGGGATTTATATTCCCTTCTCTCATTGCAATTAAGTTAAGTCAGAAAGGGGAGGATTTAAGCTTTGCAGAGAAGCTCGTGTCATGGTTCATGTTGGTAATGGCAATATCAGTCAGCGTGGTTGGAGTAGTTGGGAATATTTATAGCCTCAGTAGCAAATCTGAATGA